A single region of the Mycobacterium avium subsp. avium genome encodes:
- a CDS encoding transglycosylase domain-containing protein, with translation MSSNNEGRHSQSSGDQRGPAAEQGAGERRETARPDADPQRRNGPSTSSRRRQAPPDDRLTTILPPVDDDRAPRRSDPIEEVKAALAGPPSTPLRRDALDEVKAALDSRGPASGRQQRAGLGGRPPVGPPPPPPRRGWSGGPGGPGGRGSGPWRDWSWTQQINWLWVRRAAYLCAAVLVLLPIVTFAMAYFIVDIPKPGDLRTNQVSTILASDGSEIAKIIPPEGNRVDVNLNQVPVHVRQAVIAAEDRNFYSNPGFDFSGFARAVNNNLFGNGDLQGGSTITQQYVKNALVGSAQHGVSGLMRKAKELVIATKMSGEWSKDEVLQSYLNIIYFGRGAYGISAAAKAYFDKPVEQLTVSEGALLAALIRRPSTLDPAVDPKGALARWNWVLDGMVETKALPAKDRAAQVFPQTVPPDQARAQNQTTGPNGLIERQVTKELMELFNIDERTLNTQGLQVTTTIDPKAQQAAEKAVSKYLDGQDPDMRAAVVSVDPHDGAIRAYYGGSDANGFDFAQAGLQTGSSFKVFCLIAALEQGIGLGYQVDSSPLTVDGIKITNVEGESCGTCNIAQALKMSLNTSYYRLMLKLKGGPQAVADAAHQAGVATSFPGVDHTLSEDGKGGPPNNGIVLGQYQTRVIDMASAYATLAASGVYHRPHFVQKVVNSDGQVLFDAAKSDNNGEQRIPKAVADNVTAAMEPIAGYSRGHALAGGRPSAAKTGTTQLGDTTSNKDAWMVGYTPSLSTAVWLGTAKGDQPLVTASGGPVYGSGLPSDIWKATMDGALKGTPNESFPKPAEVGGYAGVPAPPPPPKAPPSETVIQPTIEVAPGITIPVGPPTTVTLAPAPPAGGPPGGPEPGGGVPPGPGGGVPPGGPQAPPPPP, from the coding sequence ATGAGCTCGAATAACGAAGGACGCCACAGCCAGTCGTCCGGTGATCAACGTGGGCCCGCGGCCGAGCAGGGTGCCGGCGAACGCCGGGAGACGGCGCGTCCGGACGCCGACCCGCAGCGGCGCAACGGCCCGTCGACGTCCAGCCGTCGCCGGCAGGCCCCGCCCGACGATCGGCTGACCACGATCCTGCCGCCGGTCGACGACGACCGGGCGCCCCGGCGCTCCGACCCGATCGAGGAGGTCAAGGCCGCGCTGGCGGGTCCGCCGTCGACGCCGTTGCGCCGCGACGCGCTCGACGAGGTCAAGGCCGCCCTGGACAGCCGGGGCCCTGCGTCGGGTCGCCAGCAGCGCGCCGGCCTCGGCGGCCGCCCGCCCGTGGGGCCCCCGCCGCCGCCTCCGCGCCGCGGCTGGTCCGGTGGGCCCGGCGGCCCGGGCGGCCGGGGGAGTGGACCGTGGCGCGACTGGAGCTGGACCCAGCAGATCAACTGGCTGTGGGTGCGCCGCGCCGCCTACCTGTGCGCGGCGGTGCTGGTGTTGTTGCCGATCGTCACGTTCGCGATGGCCTACTTCATCGTCGACATCCCCAAGCCGGGTGACCTTCGCACCAACCAGGTTTCGACGATCCTGGCCAGCGACGGTTCGGAGATCGCGAAAATCATTCCGCCGGAAGGCAATCGGGTCGACGTCAATCTCAACCAGGTGCCCGTGCACGTCCGCCAGGCGGTGATCGCGGCCGAAGACCGCAACTTCTACTCCAACCCGGGCTTCGACTTCAGCGGTTTCGCGCGCGCGGTGAACAACAACCTGTTCGGCAACGGGGATCTGCAGGGCGGGTCGACGATCACCCAGCAGTATGTGAAGAACGCACTGGTCGGTTCGGCGCAGCACGGGGTCAGCGGCCTGATGCGCAAGGCCAAGGAATTGGTCATCGCCACCAAGATGTCCGGCGAGTGGTCCAAAGACGAAGTGCTGCAGTCTTATCTGAACATCATCTATTTCGGCCGGGGCGCCTACGGCATCTCGGCCGCCGCCAAGGCGTATTTCGACAAACCCGTCGAGCAGCTCACCGTGTCCGAGGGTGCGCTGCTGGCGGCGCTGATCCGCCGGCCCTCCACCCTGGACCCGGCCGTCGATCCCAAGGGCGCGCTGGCGCGCTGGAACTGGGTGCTCGACGGCATGGTGGAGACCAAGGCGCTGCCCGCCAAGGACCGTGCCGCGCAGGTCTTCCCGCAGACCGTGCCGCCCGACCAGGCGCGCGCGCAGAACCAGACGACCGGGCCCAACGGCCTGATCGAGCGTCAGGTGACCAAGGAGCTGATGGAGCTCTTCAACATCGACGAGCGGACGCTGAACACGCAGGGCCTGCAGGTCACCACCACCATCGACCCCAAGGCCCAGCAGGCCGCCGAGAAGGCGGTGTCGAAATACCTTGACGGGCAAGACCCAGACATGCGCGCGGCGGTGGTGTCGGTGGATCCGCACGACGGCGCCATCCGCGCCTACTACGGCGGTAGCGACGCCAACGGTTTCGACTTCGCCCAGGCGGGATTGCAGACCGGCTCGTCGTTCAAGGTGTTCTGCCTGATCGCCGCGCTCGAGCAGGGCATCGGCCTGGGCTACCAGGTGGACAGCTCGCCGCTGACGGTCGACGGCATCAAGATCACCAACGTCGAGGGCGAGAGCTGCGGGACCTGCAACATCGCGCAGGCGCTCAAGATGTCGTTGAACACCTCCTATTACCGGCTGATGCTCAAACTCAAGGGCGGGCCGCAGGCCGTCGCCGACGCCGCGCATCAGGCAGGGGTGGCCACCAGCTTCCCCGGCGTGGACCACACGCTGTCCGAGGACGGCAAGGGCGGGCCGCCGAACAACGGAATTGTGCTGGGCCAGTACCAAACCCGGGTGATCGACATGGCCTCGGCGTACGCCACGCTGGCCGCCTCGGGCGTCTACCACCGGCCGCATTTCGTGCAGAAGGTGGTCAACTCGGACGGCCAGGTGCTCTTCGACGCCGCCAAGTCCGACAACAACGGCGAGCAGCGGATCCCGAAGGCCGTCGCGGACAACGTCACCGCGGCCATGGAACCGATCGCCGGCTACTCGCGGGGTCACGCGTTGGCCGGCGGCCGGCCGTCGGCGGCCAAGACCGGCACCACGCAGCTCGGTGACACCACCTCCAACAAGGACGCCTGGATGGTCGGCTACACGCCGTCGCTGTCGACGGCGGTGTGGCTGGGCACGGCCAAGGGCGACCAGCCGCTGGTAACCGCTTCCGGCGGACCGGTTTACGGGTCCGGGCTGCCCTCGGATATCTGGAAGGCCACCATGGACGGGGCGCTGAAGGGCACCCCCAACGAATCGTTCCCGAAGCCGGCCGAGGTCGGCGGCTACGCCGGTGTGCCCGCACCGCCGCCCCCGCCGAAGGCGCCGCCGTCGGAGACCGTCATCCAACCCACCATCGAAGTGGCGCCCGGCATCACGATCCCGGTCGGCCCGCCGACGACGGTCACGCTGGCGCCTGCCCCGCCCGCGGGCGGCCCGCCGGGGGGACCCGAGCCGGGTGGCGGTGTCCCGCCGGGGCCGGGCGGCGGTGTTCCGCCGGGTGGTCCCCAAGCACCGCCTCCGCCGCCGTGA